GCGTGTCCAAGCGCCTGACGTTCTTCACCTCCGGCTACGGCCAGATCGCAATCATTTTCCCGTTCATCGTCGCCGCGCCGCGTTACCTGTCCGGCAAGATCGAACTGGGCGAGCTGATGCAAATCAACTCGGCGTTCGGCAACGTGCAGGAGAATTTCAGCTGGTTCATCACTGCTTATTCGGACCTGGCCGCGTGGCGGGCCACCTGTGATCGTCTGCTGAGTTTCCGTCAGGCCATGACTGACAACGAGGAGCGCACACCGGCCATCGATGTGCAGAATCAGGGCAGCGAATTGCAGGTGCACAGCCTCGGCCTGGATCTGGCCGATGGTCGCCATCTGCTGACCAACGCCGACATGACCGTGGAGCCGGGTGAGCGGGTGATGCTCAGCGGCCGCTCCGGCAGTGGCAAGTCCACATTGCTGCGGGCGATGGGGCATTTGTGGCCGGCGGGCCACGGCAATATCCGTTTGCCGGCAGCGCGTTATCTGTTCCTGCCGCAGAAGCCCTATCTGCCGATCGGCACATTGCGTGAAGCGCTGAGTTATCCACAGCCGGGCGACACCTACGCGCCAGAGCGTTATGCACAAGTACTGGAAACCTGCCGTCTGCCGCACCTGGTTGGACGTCTGGATGAGGCCAATCACTGGCAGCGCATGCTCTCGCCGGGGGAGCAGCAACGCTTGGCTTTCGCCCGCGCACTTCTCTATGCACCGCAATGGCTGTACATGGACGAAGCCACTTCGGCGATGGATGAAGAGGACGAAGCGACGCTTTATCAGGCGTTGATCGATGAGATCCCGGGGTTGAGCATTGTCAGCGTCGGCCATCGAAGCAGTTTGAAACGATTCCATCCACGGCATGTGCGGATCGACAGCGGGCGTCTGGTCGAACAACCCGTGACTGCCTGACGCCCACACAACCCCTGTAGGAGTGAGCCTGCTCGCGATAGCGTCGATAAATTCAACATGGATGTGGCTGATAGAACGCTATCGCGAGCAGGCTCACTCCTACAAAGGGTATGTGATCTGGGCGGTGATCGTACAACTCGCTTGAGCTATGATGGCCGCAAGCCGAACTTTCGAGACAAGATACAAATCATGGAAAAGCTGATCGACACCCCGCGCCTCCCCCGCAAGCGCCGCAGCCTCGCCCAGGAACTGGTGACGGTGTTGAGCGAGCAGATCCGCGATGGCCTGCTCAAGCGTGGCGACAAGTTGCCCACCGAGTCGGCGATCATGGAAGCCCATGGTGTCAGCCGCACTGTGGTGCGCGAAGCGATTTCCCGTTTGCAGGCTGCCGGTCAGGTGGAAACCCGCCACGGCATCGGCACCTTTGTTCTCGACACACCGAGCCCGAGCGGTTTCCGCATCGACCCGGCCACTGTCGTCACTCTGCGTGACGTCCTGGCGATTCTCGAATTGCGTATCAGCCTCGAAGTCGAATCCGCCGGCCTCGCCGCGCAACGTCGCAGTGCCGAGCAACTGGCAACCATGCGCGCCGCCCTCGACGCCCTGAACGAAAGCGCCTCGCATGCCAGCGATGCGGTGTCTTCGGACTTCGCTTTCCACCTGGAAATCGCCCTGTCCACTGGCAACCGCTACTTCACCGACATCATGACCCACCTGGGCACCAGCATCATTCCGCGTACGCGGCTGAACTCGGCGCGCCTGGCCCACGATGATCAACAGCATTACATGAGCCGCCTGAGCCGCGAGCACGAGGAAATCTACGACGCGATTGCCCGTCAGGACTCCGATGCCGCGCGTGCGGCGATGCGTCTGCACCTGACTAACAGCCGCGAAAGGCTGCGCCAGGCCCATGAAGAGGCGCAGGCGCAGGGGTGAGGTTGGGTCAGTCTTTAAGCTCGATCAGCTGTTCGATTGAGAGCTTTTGAACGCCCTCCATTGTTTGGAGGGAGTACTGCAAGACTGCGTTCTTCTTAGCCGTCAGCATTTCTTCAAAATGCGTTTTCGAAATTGCGAACGGAATGGGCTTTCCAACGGAGATTGCAGTCAGTGCAACGGAGTCTGACCATTTCCTGGTCTTGTCTGAGTCATACAGTATCAGCGTGATTGTGTCCCCTGGGGCCGCTTCTTGAACCGCAGGCACTACTCCGTGAAAATTTTTCACGTGCAGAACGTTATTGTCGGCTTCCTTCACTACAGGTGCTGGCAGCATTTGGATAGCGAAACGTTTATCTGTCATGTTCAAAATCCTTTTAGTTGTCGAAACGAGCCGTTGGCAGCTCAAGCTAATTAACGTATGGATCGCGAAAGCCTGGCACCTGTAAGAAATACCAGTCCCGACCAACGGTCATTCCTCAAACACCCAATCTCTCACGCCTCAACCCGCAACCTCAACGCCTGCGAATACGGTTCCATACTCGACTCATCCCGAAATTTGTACCTCAGCTCCACCTCGCGGTATAGATACGGTTGCAGCGCCTCTTTCGGCAGTTGCACCTCGATGTCGAACAGCTTTTCCATTTCATCCTCGGCGTCGTCCCAGGCGCCAGTGTCCACTTCATCGCCTTCCCATTCAGGATCCTCGGCGTCGCTGCCGAGGATCGCGTAAACGCTCCAGTTGGCTGCGAAATCGCTGGAATCCGGCACCTGCACGGTGAGGATGTCCGGCAGTTGCGACAGCTGAACCGTGACGCAGTCTTCCTGCGCGGGGGCAACGTGGGTGAGGGTGGGGGCAGCAAAATGCATCGACATAACGGCTTCCTTTGAATGGTCCGCCACGATCCTTCGTGGCAGTCGACGTACTTTACGAGCCGCTGGTCCCTCAGGAATTAAACGAATCCAGACCAGATATTTCTGCCAGCAAATCCTTCAAGCACGGGCCTTCCAGCAATTTCCGCAAGCGCAAAAAGCGATCTTGTCGGACAAAAAAGTGCGGCCAACGATGAAATGGTGTTGACGGTTGTTTTTTAAGTTGTACGATGACCTACAACTTCGGCGAAGGCTGAACGGTCCACTCACAATAAAACGTTGCTACCAGGGTGTTCGAATAATGAATCCACAAGAACTGAAGTCCATCCTCTCTGCCGGCCTGCTGTCTTTCCCGGTGACCGATTTCAACGCGCAAGGCGATTTCAATCGCGCGGGCTACATCAAACGCCTGGAATGGCTGGCTCCGTATGGTGCTTCGGCTCTATTCGCCGCCGGCGGCACCGGTGAGTTTTTCTCCCTGGCCGCCAGCGAATACTCGGAAATCATCAAGACCGCCGTCGACACCTGCGCCACCAGCGTGCCAATCCTCGCCGGCGTCGGTGGTTCGACCCGCCAGGCCATCGAATACGCTCAGGAAGCCGAGCGTCTGGGCGCCAAAGGTCTGTTGCTGCTGCCGCACTACCTGACCGAAGCGAGCCAGGACGGTGTTGCCGCGCACGTTGAAGCCGTGTGCAAATCGGTGAAGATCGGCGTGGTCGTCTACAACCGCAACGTTTGCCGCCTCACCGCGCCGTTGCTGGAACGTCTGGCCGAGCGCTGCCCGAACCTGATCGGCTACAAGGATGGCCTGGGCGATATCGAGTTGATGGTGTCGATCCGCCGCCGCCTCGGTGATCGCTTCAGCTACCTGGGTGGGCTGCCGACCGCTGAAGTCTACGCCGCGGCCTACAAGGCTTTGGGCGTGCCGGTTTACTCCTCGGCGGTGTTCAACTTCATCCCGAAAACCGCGATGGACTTCTACCACGCGATCGCTCGCGAAGATCACGCTACCGTCGGCAAGATCATCGACGACTTCTTCCTGCCATACCTGGACATCCGCAACCGCAAGGCCGGTTACGCCGTGAGCATCGTCAAGGCCGGTGCAAAAATCGCCGGCTATGACGCAGGCCCGGTGCGTGCGCCGCTGACCGACCTGACCGGCGAAGAATACGAAATGCTCGCCGCGCTGATCGACAAGCAAGGCGCGCAATAAACCAGAGAAGCGAAGCCGCTGAGCAATCAGCGGCTTTTTGCGTGAAGGCTTTTAGAGTTGAGGGCTGCCCTGTGACAACTGCAAAACGCTACGACAACTACATCAATGGCGAATGGGTCGCCGGTGCCGATTACTCGGCCAACATCAACCCGTCGGAACTCAGCGACACCATCGGCGACTACGCCAAGGCCGACCTGACCCAAGTCAACGCCGCCATCGACGCCGCCCGCGCTGCGTTCCCGGCGTATTCCACATCGGGCATCCAGGCCCGTCACGATTCGCTGGATAAAGTCGGCACTGAGATCCTGGCTCGTCGCGAAGAGCTCGGCACCCTACTGGCCCGTGAAGAAGGCAAGACCCTGCCGGAAGCGATCGGTGAAGTGACTCGCGCCGGCAACATATTCAAGTTCTTCGCCGGTGAATGCCTGCGTCTGTCCGGCGATTACGTGCCATCGGTACGCCCGGGCGTCAACGTTGAAGTCACTCGCGAAGCGCTGGGCGTGGTCGGTCTGATCACCCCGTGGAACTTCCCGATCGCCATCCCGGCGTGGAAAATCGCCCCGGCCCTGGCCTACGGCAACTGCGTCGTGCTCAAGCCTG
This genomic interval from Pseudomonas koreensis contains the following:
- a CDS encoding FadR/GntR family transcriptional regulator, with the protein product MEKLIDTPRLPRKRRSLAQELVTVLSEQIRDGLLKRGDKLPTESAIMEAHGVSRTVVREAISRLQAAGQVETRHGIGTFVLDTPSPSGFRIDPATVVTLRDVLAILELRISLEVESAGLAAQRRSAEQLATMRAALDALNESASHASDAVSSDFAFHLEIALSTGNRYFTDIMTHLGTSIIPRTRLNSARLAHDDQQHYMSRLSREHEEIYDAIARQDSDAARAAMRLHLTNSRERLRQAHEEAQAQG
- the kdgD gene encoding 5-dehydro-4-deoxyglucarate dehydratase; translation: MNPQELKSILSAGLLSFPVTDFNAQGDFNRAGYIKRLEWLAPYGASALFAAGGTGEFFSLAASEYSEIIKTAVDTCATSVPILAGVGGSTRQAIEYAQEAERLGAKGLLLLPHYLTEASQDGVAAHVEAVCKSVKIGVVVYNRNVCRLTAPLLERLAERCPNLIGYKDGLGDIELMVSIRRRLGDRFSYLGGLPTAEVYAAAYKALGVPVYSSAVFNFIPKTAMDFYHAIAREDHATVGKIIDDFFLPYLDIRNRKAGYAVSIVKAGAKIAGYDAGPVRAPLTDLTGEEYEMLAALIDKQGAQ
- a CDS encoding ABC transporter ATP-binding protein/permease produces the protein MNQNAEYSAVNDAVRGQFFRKVWAMTTPYWRSEEKGKAWTLLIAVIVLTLFSVAISVWINSWYKDFYNALQKKDEAAFWQLILYFCGIATVAILGAVYRLYLTQMLTIRWRAWLTEKHFKRWLDHKNYYQLEQGGYTDNPDQRISEDLNTYTANTLSLGLGLLRTIVSLVSFSIILWGVSGSIEVFGIEIPGYMFWCALLYAAVGSWLTHLIGRRLIGLNNQQQRFEADLRFSMVRVRENAESIALYNGEPNENRRLSNRFGLVWHNFWDIMRVSKRLTFFTSGYGQIAIIFPFIVAAPRYLSGKIELGELMQINSAFGNVQENFSWFITAYSDLAAWRATCDRLLSFRQAMTDNEERTPAIDVQNQGSELQVHSLGLDLADGRHLLTNADMTVEPGERVMLSGRSGSGKSTLLRAMGHLWPAGHGNIRLPAARYLFLPQKPYLPIGTLREALSYPQPGDTYAPERYAQVLETCRLPHLVGRLDEANHWQRMLSPGEQQRLAFARALLYAPQWLYMDEATSAMDEEDEATLYQALIDEIPGLSIVSVGHRSSLKRFHPRHVRIDSGRLVEQPVTA